One window of the Parasphingopyxis algicola genome contains the following:
- a CDS encoding SDR family NAD(P)-dependent oxidoreductase, which translates to MTVLVTGAAGFIGMHLCRRLLARGERVIGIDNLNDYYSVQLKEDRLATLDSPEFAFEKVDFADHAALEKALSDKEFDRIVHLGAQAGVRYSLTHPRAYIEANIMGHLNLMEIARDRQTAHMVYASSSSVYGGNESFPFRVEDRVDQPVSLYAATKKSDELMSETYAHLYRLPMTGLRFFTVYGPWGRPDMAMWIFTKKILAGEPIPVFNYGKMRRDFTYIEDIVTGVIAALDNPPADDGEEKAGGSTKPHALYNIGNNKSEELSHMIDVLEDALGKKAERDLQPIQPGDVPATAADISAIQRDLGFEPSTPIDVGIPKFVDWYRTYHGNRSG; encoded by the coding sequence ATGACCGTTCTCGTCACCGGCGCCGCAGGCTTTATCGGCATGCATCTTTGCCGGCGGCTGCTGGCCCGCGGCGAGCGGGTCATCGGTATCGACAATCTGAACGATTACTATTCCGTACAGCTCAAGGAAGACCGGCTCGCGACGCTCGACAGCCCCGAATTCGCCTTCGAGAAAGTCGATTTCGCCGACCATGCTGCGCTCGAGAAAGCGTTGTCCGACAAGGAGTTCGATCGGATCGTTCACTTGGGCGCTCAAGCCGGCGTCCGCTACAGTCTCACCCATCCGCGCGCCTATATCGAGGCCAATATCATGGGCCATCTGAACCTGATGGAGATCGCGCGGGACCGGCAGACTGCGCATATGGTCTATGCCTCCTCCTCGTCCGTCTATGGCGGCAATGAGAGCTTCCCGTTCCGGGTCGAGGACCGGGTCGACCAGCCCGTATCGCTCTATGCGGCGACCAAGAAATCCGACGAGCTGATGAGCGAAACCTACGCCCATCTGTATCGCCTGCCGATGACCGGGCTGCGCTTCTTCACCGTCTATGGTCCGTGGGGCCGACCCGACATGGCGATGTGGATCTTCACCAAGAAAATCCTCGCCGGCGAACCGATCCCGGTGTTCAACTACGGCAAGATGCGCCGCGACTTCACCTATATCGAAGATATCGTGACCGGCGTGATCGCGGCGCTCGACAATCCGCCCGCTGACGACGGCGAAGAGAAAGCCGGCGGCAGCACCAAGCCCCACGCGCTCTACAATATCGGCAACAACAAGTCCGAAGAGCTCAGCCATATGATCGACGTGCTCGAAGATGCGCTCGGCAAGAAGGCCGAACGCGACCTCCAGCCGATCCAGCCCGGCGACGTGCCCGCCACCGCCGCCGATATCAGCGCAATCCAGCGCGATCTCGGCTTCGAACCCTCGACCCCGATCGATGTCGGAATTCCCAAATTCGTCGACTGGTACCGCACCTATCACGGCAACCGGTCCGGTTAG
- the msrA gene encoding peptide-methionine (S)-S-oxide reductase MsrA, whose product MAMEEATLAGGCFWCTEAVYNDVVGVTHVESGYTGGETANPDYRSVCAGGTGHAEAVRLTYDSDVISYADLLDIFFHIHDPTQLNRQGNDIGTQYRSAIFPHSEEQEALAKEAIERAAEEWDDAVVTTIEPLEEWYKAEDYHQDYFEREGSRNPYCMAVVAPKLQKFRKSYQQRLKANA is encoded by the coding sequence ATGGCCATGGAAGAAGCGACGCTGGCCGGCGGCTGTTTTTGGTGCACCGAGGCGGTCTATAACGATGTGGTCGGCGTCACCCATGTCGAGAGCGGCTATACCGGCGGCGAGACCGCGAACCCCGATTATCGCTCGGTCTGCGCCGGCGGCACGGGTCATGCCGAGGCGGTTCGCCTGACCTATGACAGCGACGTGATCAGCTATGCCGATCTGCTCGATATCTTCTTCCACATCCACGACCCGACCCAGCTCAATCGCCAGGGCAACGATATCGGCACCCAGTATCGTTCGGCGATCTTCCCGCATTCGGAAGAGCAGGAGGCGCTCGCGAAGGAAGCGATCGAGCGCGCGGCCGAGGAATGGGACGACGCGGTCGTCACGACGATCGAGCCGCTTGAGGAATGGTACAAGGCCGAGGATTATCACCAGGACTATTTCGAGCGGGAAGGCAGCCGCAATCCCTATTGCATGGCGGTCGTCGCCCCGAAGCTGCAGAAATTCCGCAAGAGCTATCAGCAGCGGCTGAAGGCGAACGCCTAG
- a CDS encoding L-threonylcarbamoyladenylate synthase, translating to MQTVVKPFDEATIAEAARRILAGECVAVPTETVYGLAADATNGEAVAGIYAAKGRPSFNPLIVHVPTIDAARAIATFNPAAEKLAATFWPGPLTLVLPQRPDSPVAAIVAAGLDTIAIRIPAHPAMQGLLRATNRPLAAPSANASGRISPTRADHVLASLKGKIGLIVDAGPTGHGLESSIVAPAAAPVRLLRPGPIDRDMIEAATGLPVSLDASDAIEAPGQMASHYAPTKPVRLEAAHGKPGEWLIGFGNVAGDATLSASGDLIEAAARLFDALHEAEASDAARISVAPIPETGLGIAINDRLRRAAADR from the coding sequence ATGCAGACGGTCGTCAAACCGTTCGACGAGGCGACGATCGCGGAGGCCGCGCGCCGGATCCTCGCGGGCGAATGCGTCGCCGTGCCAACCGAAACCGTCTACGGACTTGCCGCCGATGCGACCAATGGCGAGGCCGTGGCGGGCATCTACGCCGCGAAAGGCCGCCCCTCGTTCAACCCCCTCATCGTCCACGTCCCCACGATCGACGCGGCCCGGGCGATCGCAACCTTCAACCCGGCGGCCGAGAAGCTCGCGGCCACGTTCTGGCCGGGCCCGTTGACGCTGGTCTTGCCCCAAAGGCCCGACAGCCCGGTTGCCGCCATCGTTGCCGCCGGCCTCGATACGATCGCCATCCGGATCCCCGCCCATCCCGCGATGCAAGGCCTGCTTCGCGCAACGAACCGGCCACTGGCCGCACCCTCGGCCAATGCCAGCGGGCGGATCAGCCCGACCCGCGCGGATCATGTCCTTGCGAGCCTGAAGGGGAAGATCGGCCTGATCGTCGACGCCGGCCCGACCGGCCACGGCCTCGAATCGTCAATAGTGGCTCCGGCGGCTGCGCCTGTCCGACTGTTGCGTCCCGGCCCGATCGACCGGGACATGATCGAAGCCGCGACGGGCCTGCCTGTTTCTCTCGACGCATCGGACGCTATCGAAGCGCCGGGACAGATGGCCAGCCATTATGCCCCGACGAAACCGGTCCGCCTCGAGGCGGCGCACGGCAAACCGGGCGAATGGCTTATCGGTTTCGGAAATGTGGCCGGCGACGCAACGCTGAGCGCGTCCGGCGATCTGATCGAAGCCGCCGCCCGGCTGTTCGACGCGCTGCACGAAGCCGAGGCGAGTGACGCCGCGCGGATTTCGGTAGCGCCAATTCCCGAAACCGGGCTCGGCATCGCGATCAACGACCGGCTGCGGCGGGCCGCGGCCGACCGTTAA
- a CDS encoding acyl-CoA dehydrogenase — MSFMPPVTEQRFVLEHVAGISQLAQSDRFADASGDMVDAILEGAAQLAAGEWAPLNRLGDTEGATLTDNGVIMPDGYVEAYRAYVEGGWGTIAAPAEFGGQGMPFSMAVAIMESLGAANMAFALCPILSVGSIESLTHHGSEELQAAYLPKLSTGEWTGTMNLTEPQAGSDVGALKTKAEPAEDGSWRIKGQKIYITFGEHDLAGNIVHLVLARTPGAPEGTKGISLFLVPRYRLDENGEPGEENDVRCVSLEHKLGINASPTCVMSYGDNDDCHGWLIGPENGGMRAMFTMMNNARLNVGLQGVQIGERATQQAVAFARERVQSARAGGNSREPVAIIEHPDVRRMLLRMKAATMAVRALVYYAAGQVDAATLGDEEAKARSEVLTPLAKAYGTDIGCEVASLGVQVHGGMGFVEETGAAQHYRDARIAPIYEGTNGIQAADLVGRKLRLAGGEAMASLLADIANGAEAEPALAGLAGDCEAVANWLSSGDASVDDQLAASYPFLTMLSVATCGWLMARQLRVARAQLDTGEGDSEFLKMKIAAARFYLDQMVPEARGLKAAATAKADILYSIADETFAA; from the coding sequence ATGAGCTTCATGCCGCCCGTTACCGAACAACGCTTCGTGCTCGAGCATGTCGCCGGCATATCGCAGCTCGCGCAAAGCGACCGGTTCGCCGACGCTTCGGGCGATATGGTCGATGCGATCCTGGAAGGGGCGGCGCAGCTTGCGGCCGGCGAATGGGCGCCGCTCAACCGGCTCGGCGATACCGAGGGCGCGACCCTTACCGACAACGGCGTGATCATGCCCGACGGCTATGTCGAGGCCTATCGCGCCTATGTCGAGGGCGGCTGGGGCACGATCGCCGCGCCGGCGGAATTTGGCGGGCAGGGCATGCCCTTCTCGATGGCCGTTGCGATCATGGAGTCGCTGGGCGCTGCGAACATGGCGTTCGCGCTGTGTCCGATCCTCAGCGTCGGCTCGATCGAATCGCTCACGCATCATGGCAGCGAGGAGTTGCAGGCGGCCTATCTGCCCAAGCTATCGACCGGCGAGTGGACGGGCACGATGAACCTGACCGAACCGCAGGCCGGTTCGGATGTCGGCGCGCTCAAGACCAAGGCCGAACCCGCCGAAGACGGCAGCTGGCGGATCAAGGGCCAGAAAATCTACATCACCTTCGGCGAGCATGACCTGGCCGGCAATATCGTCCATCTGGTGCTGGCGCGGACGCCCGGCGCGCCGGAAGGCACGAAGGGTATCTCGCTGTTTCTGGTGCCACGCTATCGGCTCGACGAGAATGGCGAGCCCGGCGAAGAGAATGACGTCCGCTGCGTTTCGCTCGAGCACAAGCTCGGGATCAACGCCTCGCCCACCTGTGTGATGTCGTATGGCGACAATGACGATTGCCATGGCTGGCTGATCGGACCGGAGAATGGCGGGATGCGGGCGATGTTCACGATGATGAACAATGCCCGGCTCAATGTCGGCCTGCAGGGCGTCCAGATCGGCGAACGCGCAACGCAACAGGCGGTCGCGTTCGCGCGCGAGCGCGTCCAGTCGGCGCGCGCAGGCGGCAATTCCCGGGAGCCGGTTGCGATCATCGAGCATCCGGACGTGCGGCGCATGCTGCTGCGGATGAAGGCGGCGACGATGGCCGTCCGCGCCCTCGTCTATTACGCGGCGGGGCAGGTGGATGCCGCCACGCTCGGCGACGAAGAGGCGAAGGCGCGGTCCGAAGTGCTGACGCCGCTCGCCAAGGCCTATGGTACGGATATCGGCTGCGAAGTGGCGAGCCTCGGCGTGCAGGTCCATGGCGGGATGGGCTTTGTCGAGGAAACCGGCGCCGCGCAGCACTATCGCGACGCGCGGATCGCACCGATCTACGAGGGCACCAACGGCATTCAGGCGGCCGATCTGGTCGGGCGGAAACTCCGTCTCGCCGGCGGCGAAGCGATGGCCTCGCTGCTTGCGGATATCGCGAACGGGGCAGAAGCCGAACCGGCGCTGGCCGGCCTGGCCGGCGACTGCGAGGCGGTGGCGAACTGGCTGTCCTCGGGCGATGCCAGCGTCGATGACCAGCTGGCGGCCAGCTATCCGTTCCTGACGATGCTGTCGGTTGCGACCTGCGGCTGGCTGATGGCGCGTCAGCTTCGCGTCGCCCGGGCGCAACTCGATACGGGCGAGGGGGATAGCGAATTTCTGAAGATGAAGATCGCGGCGGCGCGTTTCTATCTCGACCAGATGGTGCCGGAGGCGCGCGGGCTGAAGGCCGCGGCTACGGCCAAGGCCGATATTCTCTATTCAATCGCGGATGAGACTTTCGCGGCCTAG
- a CDS encoding GntR family transcriptional regulator, whose protein sequence is MSKAEQPVYLKLREKIAAAILDGRYGDGDPLPSVRAFAAEEGANPLTVAKAYQTFQDDGIVVVRRGVGMFVANGASEKLKTRERESFLKEEWPRIVRHIERLGLDTAELLDRETA, encoded by the coding sequence ATGTCCAAAGCAGAACAGCCCGTCTATCTCAAACTGCGCGAGAAGATCGCCGCGGCCATTCTCGACGGCCGCTATGGCGATGGCGACCCGCTTCCTTCGGTCCGCGCCTTCGCGGCCGAGGAAGGCGCGAACCCGCTAACCGTTGCGAAAGCCTATCAGACGTTTCAGGACGACGGGATAGTCGTCGTTCGCCGCGGCGTCGGCATGTTCGTCGCCAATGGCGCATCGGAAAAGCTCAAGACGCGCGAGCGCGAAAGCTTTCTCAAGGAAGAATGGCCGAGGATCGTCCGCCATATCGAACGGCTCGGCCTCGATACGGCCGAACTGCTCGACCGCGAAACCGCTTAA
- a CDS encoding nitroreductase family protein yields MFNDLSTPLDFLATRRSSRPRDMVEPGPETAELRRMLEIATRTPDHGKLAPWRFVVVDTAQRTRFAEILHAAYRLDREQPGKLEIEAIEQFAHQAPTLIVALHSPREARKIPLWEQELSTGAACFNLLAAAHAHGYVGGWLTGWAAYSDAVRDAFGAAPEKIAGFIFLGTAGADLKERPRPDYDAVVREWGAE; encoded by the coding sequence ATGTTCAACGATCTCTCCACGCCGCTCGACTTCCTTGCCACCCGTCGCTCCAGCCGACCGCGCGACATGGTCGAACCCGGCCCGGAAACGGCGGAATTGCGGCGCATGCTGGAAATCGCGACGCGGACTCCCGATCACGGAAAGCTCGCGCCCTGGCGCTTCGTCGTCGTCGACACGGCACAGCGGACACGCTTCGCCGAAATTCTGCACGCCGCATACCGGCTCGACCGCGAACAGCCGGGCAAGCTCGAAATCGAGGCGATCGAGCAGTTCGCTCATCAGGCTCCGACGCTCATCGTCGCGCTGCACAGCCCGAGAGAGGCCCGCAAGATCCCGCTCTGGGAACAGGAACTTTCGACGGGCGCCGCCTGTTTCAACCTGCTCGCGGCCGCCCATGCGCATGGCTATGTCGGCGGCTGGCTGACCGGATGGGCCGCCTATTCGGATGCGGTGCGCGACGCCTTCGGCGCGGCGCCGGAGAAAATCGCCGGGTTCATCTTTCTCGGTACCGCCGGCGCCGATCTCAAGGAACGGCCGCGCCCGGACTATGACGCGGTGGTGAGAGAGTGGGGCGCTGAATAG